The genomic interval AACAAATACTGGTAATATATATTTAACAGCCCGCCTGTAACAGTTAACTGTTATATGCGGGCTGTGTGCTATATATTTAAGGCTTTTGTATGAAAAAGAGTCTTATATATTTACTGGGCCTGCTCTCTTTGTCAGCAGCCGCTCAACAAACTGGTCAGGTGAATGTGTTCCTGGGTTCTTCCGGGGATCATGGGCAAATGTCGCCCGCCGCTTGCTATCCTTTCAGCATGTTAAGCATTGGCCCGGAAACCTATCCTGATACCCATACGGGCTATGAATACCTGGCCAAAGAATTCCTGGGCTTCACCCACAACCGCATGGAGGGAGTGGGTTGCCAGGGATGTGGCGGTAACCTGCTGGTGCGCCCTTTTCTCGGTGATGGTCCTGTAAAGGCAGACCTGATCAAATATGAGGAACAGGCATCGCCGGGTTATTATCACGTTGGGTTTACCAATGGTATCAATGCCTCATTCACAGTATACAAAAATGGCGGCCTCCACCAATACCATTTTCCCGCAGGTAAAAAAGGTCTGCTTGTTGACCTGGGACATGCACACGTGGGTCGTTTTGTGGCAGAGGAACATGCTATCGACGGAAATGCCGTTAGCGGCTGGATCGAGTCAAAAACTACCTGTAGCGCCGGTGTATACAGGATCTACTATTACCTGGAAACAGACCATCCCGTAAAATGGACAGCGACTCAGGCCCATGAACTGGTAGCAACTACTACAGACAACGATCTTGGGGTGCGGGTAGGATTATCGTCTGTGGGTACTTCCTATGCCAAAGCGGCCATCACCCGCGATGCTTTTGATGTAGTAAAACGGCAAAGTGAACAGGACTGGAACAAGGCGCTGGGCCATATCAAAGTGAAAGGAGATCCCGCCAGGGAAAAGTTATTCTATTCCCTGTTTTACAGGTCTATACAGTCGCCTTACGTGGTATCAGCGCCTGATGGCGCTTATATAGCCACCGATGGTACCCTGCAGCATACCAGTACTAAGATCTACAATGGTTGGGCCATCTGGGATAACTATAGGACACAATTGCCTTTGCTATCTATCGCCTTCCCTCAGGAGTACCAGGATATGACCACTTCTGTCGCCGGACTATACCGGCATGGAAAAAAAGATTATGCCACCCTGCATGAGCCTTCTATTACCGTAAGAACAGAACATGCCATCGTCGTGCTGCTGGACGCCATGAAAAAGGGTTACAAACTGGATTTTAAGGCCATTGCCGATTCAGTTGAAAAGGAAATAAAGAACCTCGACTATGCACATCCTGATAAGGCATTGGAGTCCTCTTACGATGCCTGGGCATTGTCAGAGATCTATTACGCGTTCAAGGACAACGCCCGCGGCGACCAGTACAGGCAACAGGCAGCGGAATATAAAAAGTACTGGCAGAAAGATTTCCAGGACCTTACCCGCAAGGACGTAGACCGTATGCAGGCCAGGGGATTATACCAGGGTACCATCTGGCAATACCGCTGGTTCGTGCCGTTTGATCTGAAAGGTTT from Chitinophaga filiformis carries:
- a CDS encoding glycoside hydrolase domain-containing protein, encoding MKKSLIYLLGLLSLSAAAQQTGQVNVFLGSSGDHGQMSPAACYPFSMLSIGPETYPDTHTGYEYLAKEFLGFTHNRMEGVGCQGCGGNLLVRPFLGDGPVKADLIKYEEQASPGYYHVGFTNGINASFTVYKNGGLHQYHFPAGKKGLLVDLGHAHVGRFVAEEHAIDGNAVSGWIESKTTCSAGVYRIYYYLETDHPVKWTATQAHELVATTTDNDLGVRVGLSSVGTSYAKAAITRDAFDVVKRQSEQDWNKALGHIKVKGDPAREKLFYSLFYRSIQSPYVVSAPDGAYIATDGTLQHTSTKIYNGWAIWDNYRTQLPLLSIAFPQEYQDMTTSVAGLYRHGKKDYATLHEPSITVRTEHAIVVLLDAMKKGYKLDFKAIADSVEKEIKNLDYAHPDKALESSYDAWALSEIYYAFKDNARGDQYRQQAAEYKKYWQKDFQDLTRKDVDRMQARGLYQGTIWQYRWFVPFDLKGLMELCGGEQAYISQLDEFFGNDYYCHANQPDLQVPFMYNVTSQPWKSQALVHKIAVDTMVQHYFNDNSRGIGSEIDVIYKNQPAAYVRTMDDDAGTMSSWFVLVSTGVFPACIGSPIYYLNVPLFESVEWQWPGAKPFSVHVKNFGDCNVYIREVWLNGKKLDRNWITHAEISNGGKLEIVATGKPAEEQGPGNKWISAIGSQQ